CGGTAATGATCACATGAAACTCCATGACTCAGATTTCAAACATTCACTGCATTATCATTAAAAACCGTACCATACACGTTACACACGACAGCCGCTATGGCCTTCTGATATATGTTCTGTATCCCTGCGCATGGGCGCCGAGCACGATCTCTTTTTCTTTGCCGTATGCATCACTCATTTCCTCGAACCGGAGCGCGCCGGTAGGGCATGTGGCGACACACGCCGGCTCCCTGCCCTCTTCGAGCCGTGAGGTACAGAGGTCGCATTTGCCGAGAGCAAAGCCGATGAGCTTCATTCCCTGGCTCAGAACTCCGAACGGGCACGCCAGTACGCAGCTCCTGCAGCCGGTACACCGCGCCGGGTTCCTCCTTACCGTCCCGTCATCGTCACGGGTCATCGCCTCCCGTGGGCAGGCGGCGACACATGCTGGCTCCTCGCAGTGACGACATACGACGGGCAGATTCCCGACTTTTTCAATAAAGGTGCTCTGGAGGGTTACCGTACCGAGGTGTACACGCTGGCAGGCAACCGAGTGCGCCTGACACCCTATGCACCGGTCAAGATGGACGAACAGCCTCTTCACCACGCGATCCTTTCCTGTAATTTCACCCACTCCATGACATCGGTCAGCGCCCCGTCACCATGCCTGAGCACCGTGGAAAACACCGCAGGCTCAGGGGCTTCCTTCTCCGCGGCATCAAGAAGAGCCTTCACTGTCTCACCGCTTAATCCTGTCCGCTGCCATTCCTGACCGGGAGTACCGGGCGGCAGTTCACGCCCCATATATCGTGCGAGACGGCGGAGTATATCCCCATACGAAAGCGCCCCGCCTGGAGGATCGACCACAGGCCGCAGCTTCCGTCCATTATACGTGCCTTCCGTTTCAAGCCACAGGGTGGTTGGCAGCGTACAATCGGACACGGCGGTCGTTTTGTTATCAAACGGAGCCCCGGCAGCGACATACTCCGCTTTTTCGAGCACCGCTGCCACATCACGGCCGGGCATACTCCCGACAATATCTGCGCCGAGCACCAGCAGTACCTTGAGAGCGCCCCGCTTAACCTCATCGAGCAGTTCTTCCACCGATGCGATTTCCGGTAAAACATCGCATATGCCACGAGCATTACCGTATGTGGTCAGGCACATAAGGCGCTTGTCGTCGCCCGCAGCCGAAACGACTGCGGCGGCGAGAAAAGCGGTCACCGGATCCTGCGTATCGAGGAGCATAACCGCCGAGGGTGTTTCAATAAACTTCTTTGCGGTGCCGACAATGTAAGGGTTTTGAGGATACGGCCGCTCTTTCCTGACTACAGCCTTCCATTCGGGTCCACCCACGCCCGACTCTTCAGCAACGACACGAAGCAGGTCCGCAAGCGTTTTTCTCTCCGGGCCGGGAATGTGGAGATTCGCGAACCGCGCTGCGGTGTTCCGTTTTTTCGAGATAACGGCTAAAAGACTGCCTCTCCGTCCATACCGGGTGTTGAGAACCTGACCGGCAATCACCGGCCCGACCTCGAACGGGTCTCCGACAGCGATGATACAGTCTGCCTCACCGGTGTCGTGCGGTTGAGCCGGAGCACCGGTATATCCCACACCCGCCAGGGCGCGATACACCGCATCATCATTGGTTGAGAAATTCACGGCGATATGGTTTTCACCGAGGAAAGCATTGCCGAAACTCAGGGCTGTCAGGATGTCCTCTATCGATGCGTCCCCGCTCACGATAAGTCCCGCGGAAGACCCATCCGCGCGCTGTTTCATGTTCGCGGCAATCATCTCGAAAGCGGTATCCCGTGATATCGTTTTTCCACCGGCGCAGGGTTCGGTGAGACGGTTAGGATGGTTGAGCAGTTCGAGAATGAAATTCCCTTTGCTGCAGAGGTGTCCTTCACCGACGGCATCACCGGTGTCATATTCGAGATTCACCGCTTCACCATAGAGCGTCTCCACGATGAACCCGCATCCCAGTGAACAGAGAAGGCATGTACTCTTATGTTTTTCTCGCATCTGTTTGCCCGCCTGAGACGATCATATTCCGAACACGTTCGGATAATCCTTTATAAGCGCGTAATTGATATCGGGGCCGTCCTTGCAGAGATAGTACGGACCTACATTGCACCGCCCGCATTTCCCCGTCCCGCAGCTCATGCGGCGGTTCATCGAGAGATATAACTGTTCCGGTTTGTACCCGATATCGAGCAGCTTTTTCGTGACAAACTTGAGCATGATCTCCGGCCCGCACACCACGGCGTAACTGTCGGGAATGGTGATATCGATATCATCGAGCACCGTGGTCACCACACCGACATGGCCATCCCACCCCGGAGCACCGGCATCCACTGTGGGAGTGAAGCTCACCCGGTCTATCGCCGACCACTCGCTGTACGAATCCCTGTATACGAGATCTGCCGGAGATTTTGCCCCGTATTTTATGGACACACGCTTGAACTTTTCCATATTCTCGAACAGCACGTATAAAAGCGACCGCAACGGCGCGAGTCCGCATCCCCCGCCAACAACAAGCACTTCACTGCCCTCGAGCTTGTCGAGCGGATACCCCTTGCCGAACGGCCCGCGGAGTCCGACCGGGTCGCCTGCCTTGAGTTTGTGGAGCTCCTCCGTCACCCTGCCCATTTTCAGGATGGTGAAATCGAGTGTTTCGAGCCTGCTTGGTGATGAGGAAGGAGTAAAAGGCGCCTCTCCGACTCCCGGCATGGTCAGCTGCATGAACTGGCCCGACCTGAAGGGGATTTGCTGTTCCGGTTTCACAATAATGGTTTTAATGGTCGGGGTTTCATCGATAACCCGCACCACCGTTCCACTAGCCGGCATATAGGGATTGATATCACTCATGCTTTGTCCCGGTTTCTATCGTTTCAGTGTCGAGTGCTTTGAGCACTTTTCTCATGTCGATTTTACCCATGCATCCTTCGATACACCGCCCGCAGCCCGTACAGGCCTCGAATCCGAAATTTTTCGGGTAATACTCGAGCTTGTGCAGATAACGGTGACGGAAACGCTCCATGAGACCGAGGCGGGGCGAGCTGCCTCCGGCCATCCGTGAAAAACCGGCATAAATACATACATCCCATTCCTTGACCCGCTCGAATCCACCCCTGTTGCTTTTCTGGTCGTACAGGAGAAAACAGTGGCAGGTCGGGCAGGAAAAAAGACACGCCCCGCATTCGACGCATGTGCGTACATGCCCGAACCAGGAATCGCTTTCACGCTGAATCGCGAGGAGTTCGGGAAAACTCTTCGAGAGTGAGTAATCGCCGTTCTGCCGCTCAACGATACGGGTTGTTTCCGAACGCTGATCATCCCGTGCGCGGAGCAGGTTTTCTCCGGGCGCCGAAAAAAGCGGGGAATTCTTCCTCACTACCTCGCTGCCTTTTTCGGAACCGGTTTCGATAAGGTATCCCCCTTCGACAGCGCTCATATTGAGATCGAAGCCTGTCTTCGGATAAGGAGCATTCCCAAGCTGCGTACAGAAACAGGCCGACCGCGGATTTACACAGTCAGCGGTTATGATGAATGTATTATTTCTCCGCTCACGGTAAAAGATATCGGTAAAGGCTTCATCGAGGAACACGGCATCGAGCGATCGCAGTGAAACGGCATCACAGGCCGCCGCACCCACAATAATGGTCTTTTCCCGCGCGAAATCCGGGGCAGGCTGATTCCCGGAAGGATACTCGGCCACCTTCACCCGGCCTTTGAACAGAAACGACTTGATCGGCTGTGCGGGACGGTAACCACGGAAGATAAACGGTTTTCCGGGAGACCAGGGCTCGTAGAAATAGGACTCTTCACCCTCACGGCTCAGTGCGGGATAAGGCGCGAATACCCGAGCCCCGGAATTTAATGTCTCAAGGAACCGCCCGAAATCGCTTTCACTGATAAACGATACCCGATTGTTATCGTTCATTGTCTTCCTCGTGAGTTGTACTTATCTGTTTTCCCCGCATGACTGTTTTTTCGGCAGATGTACGGTAAAGCTTGTTCCAACATCGATCTGGCTTTCCACGCTGATATAGCCTTTGTGCGCATCGACTATTTTTTTCACGATGGCAAGTCCCAGACCCGTACCCGTATCGCCGGTCAGTTGCCGTGTCTTTTCGCTCCGTGTCCGGACCCTGAAAAATTCATCGAATATGAACGGCAGGCTTTCCTGTGGTATACCGATCCCGGTATCCGCGATCTGTATCTGTATACAATCGCCCACGTCACATGCCTTCGTTGTTATTTTTCCGCCCTCACGGTTATATTTAATGGCATTGGAGTACAGATTCATGAACAGGTGGACAAGCGCTTCGCCGTTACCATTAAACATCGGCAGATCACCGGGCATAACGAATTCGAGGGCAATTTTCTTTTCATCAGCCTGAACGCGGACAAGCTCGAGTGATTCGTCCAGAATCGACCGGAGCTGCACTTCATCCATTTTTTCAAGGATTGTCGAATTCTGTATTCTGGCCATGCTGAGCCACTCGTTGACTAGAGAAAGGAGCCATTCGATACGCCGTCTGCACTGCGAGAGAATTTCGCCCTGTTTCTGCTGGAGCTCGCCGGCAATCCCTTCGAGAAGAACCTCAATATATTGTTCCACAGCAACAAGCGGACTCCGCATCTCATGAGTAATGATTGAAACAAAATTTTCCTTCAACCGTGCGTTTTCCTCCTGAAGACGGAGCGTCTCGACAAGGAGATGCCGTTTTTCCAGCCCGCGCCGGACAATCATCCGCAATTCATCAGGGGTAAAAGGTTTCGGCAGAAAATCTGAGGCGCCGAGCTTCATTGCCTCTACCGCCGATTCAACCGTCGCATACCCCGTTATAACAACCGTCACGATCGTTTTATCGATTGCGGCAATTTCCTGGAGAATATCGATTCCGCTTTTCCCGGGCATTTTGAGGTCAAGGAGCACGAGGTCCGGCCTGGCTTCTCTGACAAGACTCATTCCGCGCTCACCATTAGACGCCGAAAGAATCGCATATCCTCCGCGGCTGAGAATCTGTGTGCATGAATCATGCATGGTTTCCTCATCATCGATGATGAGAATGACCGGCGACTTTTTTTTCCCATTCATGCTTTTTTCAGGTGCACCGTTAAAAAAGCTTTATGCTATGATCCCGGAATCGAACGTTCCGGTTCACACCTGCATGAGTGCAGGATATCCGTGTCGAACAGTCAATTTTATATTAGGAAACTAACAATGAAGAAAAACGATGTTTTATGTTGATAGCAAATTTAATGCCCGGAAGGAGTATCGATGGGTATGGAATATTTAATTTAAATATTTTTATGAAGTTAATATTGTTTATATGCGGATATGCAGGTCTTTGATTGACCGGAAAAACCGAGTATTAATTCCACAATGATGGGGAATTATTCCTCGCTCGGTACAGTGTTCTACTGTGTGTTGATGTCGTACCGGTTTATCTTGTTTCTCAATGTCTTACGGTCTATACCAAGAACAGAAGCCGTATGGGTAATGTTATACCGGCATTTTCTGAGGGTATTTTCAATATGTACGCGTTCGACATCATCAAGTTTTGTCAGCTTTTCTTCACGTCTGAGGGATACTGCCCCGCCGGAAAAAACATCCCCGTTTATATAGAAGTGCCGCACTTCTTTCTCATCGCAGAGAGCGGCCGTACGCTCCATGACATTCTCCAGCTCCCTGACATTGCCGGGCCAGTCATATGACATCATTTCTTTCATGATCCTGTCGGATATCCGTTCCGGAAGCTGACCGGGCTTCTTCTTCCGGAAGTTTTCGAGAAAATAGTTTGCCAGCACAGGAATATCATCACGGCGCTCACGGAGCGGGGGCAGATGAATGGAAATAACATTGAGTCTGAAATAGAGATCTTCCCGAAAATTACCTTCTTTTATTTCATCATCGAGGGAACGGTTTGTGGCCGCAATGATTCTGACATCGACCGGAATCATCTGGGAGCTTCCGACCCGTGTGATCTCATGCTCCTGTACTGCCCGTAAAAGCTTGCTCTGCATATGATAGCTCATATTGGCTATTTCATCGAAGAACAGCGTTCCCTTGTTTGCCATCTCGAATCGTCCGATCCGGTTATAAAACGCGCCGGTGAACGATCCCCGGACATGTCCGAAAAGCTCGCTTTCGATGAGTGTATCGGAGAGGCCGCCGGAATCGACCGTGACAAAATTACCGGTCCGCCTCTCGCTGCAGGAATGCAGGGCACGGGCGGTGAGCTCCTTGCCGGTTCCCGTTTCACCCGTTATAAGCACCGAACAGTCGGACTGGGCCACTTTCTTGATATACTCTTTCAGCCGCGATATCACCGGGCTCTGGGTAATAATGGCATCGGTTCCCCTGATCGATACCAGTTTCTGCGTATCCAGTTTTTTTAATCCGTCACGGTTGTGTTTCTCAAGGGCCTTGGTGACAACGGTGCGGAGCATGTTGGGAGTAAACGGTTTCGGTATAAAATCATAAGCGCCCATTTTCAGCACCTTGACCGCCCATTCGACCGTAGGATAGCCTGTCACGACGATAACCGCCGTTTCGGGGCTTTTTTCACGGATCATCCGCAGAATTTCCAGCCCGTTTATATCGGGCAGTTTCAGATCGAGGATTATGGCATCGAACGAGGACTCCCTGAGGTGGGTAAGCCCTATGGCGCCATTTTCGGAGAGCCAGACATCACATCCCTTCCGGGAGAGTATCTGGAAACATGAATCCCGCATGACCGGTTCATCATCGATGACAAGGATTTTAAACGGCATATTCATCCGGTCTCCTCCTTGACAACCAGACGAACCGTGAAAACAGCTCCTCCCCCGTTCCGGTTCTGCACCATGACCGTGCCGCCGTGACGCTCGATAATGCCATAGCATACAGCCAGTCCGAGTCCGGTGCCGTGTCCCTTCGTTTTTGTCGTAAAGAACGGATCGAATATGCGATCCATGTGCTCGGCAGGAATACCGGGGCCGGTGTCCTCGAAAACTATCTCGTTCATCGGAGTATTATCGGGTGCATCATGGATATGCCTGCTCGTGATGGTGAGTTCTCCGGACCCGTTCATCGCTTCCGCGGCATTCCGTATGATATTCTCAAACACTTCCTGAATCTGCGACGCATCCACGAGCACGCACGGCAGATCCTCACCTAAGTGTTCGGTGACGGTAATATGCTCGAAGAGAGGCATTCTCTTCATGTTGTTGAGCGCCTCGGTAACAATGATATTCACATCACAGGGATCGAGCTGGGGATTGGCCTGGCGGGCGAAATCGAGAAGGCTTTTAACGATGTTCTTGCAGCGGTTGGATTCTCTGATGATTTTGGTAATGTTGGAATACCGCGGATCACTCTGATCGGTATCCTCGAGAAGAAGGTGAGAATAGACAATGATTCCGGTAAGCGGGTTGTTGATCTCATGAGCCACTCCCGCGGAAAGCTGGCCGAGCATCGCCAGACGCTTGTTTTCGGCGGCGAGCTTCGAGAGTTCCTTGAGCTTTTCATTCTGATCCTGCACGGTTCCCGGTCGGTTCACTTCCCTCGCGGTACGGACGCTGAGGTCATGTATGGGATCATACATACGCTGCAATTCGGGAAGTTCCTCGCCGGACCGGGAAGGTACTACGGTATTTTTTTTTCTTCCCGGCAAGAGTATCAGATAAAAATACCCTGCGGAAATGAAAAACAAGAATATAACCACAATCGCTACGCCGGCTATATTGCCCCGGACAAACGACCGGCTGCCAAAGCGCCCGATAATAATTCCCAGCGCCATGAGCATGAGATAAAGGTAGAGCCTGCTTTCCCGGAAAATTTTCATGGAACAGGTCTGTCTCGATATATAATGATTATTTTTTTATAATATCATCTGATGTACTGATATTTCAATATGATATTACCGCCGGTCTATGTCAAATGAAAATATAAAAGGTATCTTTTAGTTTAACTAAATGATAATATGATATTTATAAAATTATTATATTTTTTTATATTGTAATTTTACAACATCATATATATTTATATTATCGGTTGATTACCGGAATACAGGAAGAATAAAAAGTCAGGAACGTAATGTCTTTTTCAAATTATAGCTGTCGTAGTTCAGCTCATATTGACTCTGTAGATGCCATTGTCTGTACCGAATCTATTAATGTTTATCACTTGAACTTTAAAAATAAGAAAATATCATCTGTGGTAAAAAAACGGGAACAAAAACCCCGCCAAATTGTCATAATATCTACCGGATTACTGATAATTAAAATTTTTTACTTTAGTAAATGATACTTGAGCGTTTACAACATAAGGGGAGTCCGGAATGAATAAAAAACGTTTGGTTTTACATGCAGCAGCTGCCGGATTATATATTATGATTGCCGGCTGCGGTGCTCCGGCGAAACAGGTACATCCGGACGATACCACTCAGGAGCCATATCACGTCCTGCAGACAGCGAATACGGATTCATCTGCGGCCATCGTTCTGGATGAACACAGCGGCCTGAACGACTACCTCGCCTATGCCGCTCTTCACAATCCCGGGCTTGAGGCTGCATTCAACCGGTGGCAAGCCGCCCTGGAAAAAATCCCTCAGGCACAGGCGCTGCCCGATCCCCGGCTCACCTATTCCTATTACATCGAAACTGTGGAAACCCGCGTAGGCCCGCAGAGGCACCGGTTCGATATTTCACAGACCTTCCCGTGGTTCGGGATCCGCGAACTCCGGGGAGATATTGCCCATGATGAAGCAGACGCGCTCCAGGAAACATTCGAAGCGATGAAGAGAACGCTTTTTTTGTCGGTCAAGCGGTCATACTTCGAATACTACTATCTTTCGCGGGCCATAAAGCTGAACGATGAAAACCTGAAACTCCTCGGTACCATGGAAAATATCGCGCGGACAGGATACAGTTCGGGGAACGTGCAGTACCAGGATGTCATCAAGTTCCAGGTGGAAATCGGGAAGCTCGAAGAACGCCTTCTCAGCCTCAGGGATATGATCGTTCCCGTTACTGCTGAATTGAACGCGGCGCTCAACAGGCCGGTTTACGAAACGCTTCCGGCCCCGGAATCGATCCCCGATTCACTCGCTGTACCGACGGATGATTCGCTCCTCAGTCATCTTTCACAGGACAATCCCGAACTCAAAGCCCTCGATTTCCGTATACACGAGGAAGAGAAATCAATCGACCTTGCCCGGAAACAGCTCTACCCTGACATTACACTCGGGGTCAATTACATCGAGACGGGGAAAGCTGTGATGCCCGGCGTCAAGAACAGCGGCAAAGACCCCGTCATGGGCATGTTCACGGTCAATCTTCCGATCTGGAGAGGGAAATACCATGCCGCGGTCAGAGAGGCGCAGGCCCGTCAGAAATCAGCCGTACAAATCCGGAATGCCCGTGAAAACAGCCTCGATGCCGATCTCAAGCGGGCGCTTTTCGATTTCCGGGATTCGGAGCGGAAAATCGATCTGTATAAAAATACGCTCATTCCCAAAGCGAACGAGTCGCTCGAAGTCTCACTCCGGGCGTTTGAGGCCGGAAAATCCGATTTTCTCAACCTGATCGACTCCCAGAGAACACTGCTCGAATTCGAGCTTTCATATGAACGCGCAAAAAGTGACCGCGCCCGTGCCTTTGCAGAAATTGAATTCCTTGCCGGCGAAAATCCTTCGGATAATCGCCGTTGACACATAGTAAAACGAAAGGGGTGGTACCCATGACATCAGGAATTGTGAAACAAACGCTTACAAAGTTAAAGCTGCCTGTTTTGATACTTCTTACCTTTTCCGTCGGTTTTCTCTTACGGGGCGGTAATAAGAATCAGAGCCAGTATCCCGTTATCAACACGACTGCCAATGAGCAGGAAACACAGATATGGACATGCTCGATGCATCCACAGATCAGGCAGAACCATCCAGGCCAGTGCCCTATCTGCGGCATGGACCTGATTCCCGTAACGACCGAGCACGCTGAAGAAGGACTCGGCCCCCGTGAGCTGAAGCTTTCGCCGCGTGCGGTCAAGCTTGCCGAAGTACAGGTCGCGCCGGTGGAGCGCAGGTCAGTGACAAAAGACATCAGGCTGATCGGAAAGGTTGACTACGACGAAACCAGGGTTCGCACCATTTCCGCATGGTTCTCCGGGCGAATCGACCGCCTCTATATCGATTTTACCGGTACCCCGGTATCGAAAGGCAACCGTCTCGCCGATCTCTACAGCCCCGATCTGTACAACGCCCAGCAGGAGTTTCTCCAGTCCCTGAAGGCGGCCGGACAGTTCCGGCAGGCGTCTCTTTCTTCGACCGGGGAACTGACACTCCGGGCAGTCGATGCCGCCCGTGAGAAACTCCGGCTGCTCGGCATGACGAGCGAGCAGATCGGGGAATTCGAACGTTCGGGTACACCTTCCGAGCATGTGACAATTTCAAGCACAATGGACGGCGTCGTTATCCATAAAAACGCGGTCGAGGGCACCTATATCGCTACCGGAACTCCACTCTACACCATCGCCGATCTTTCACAGGTCTGGGTGAAGCTCGATGTCTATGAATCAGACCTCGGATCGATACGGCTCGGCCAGGAAATGGAATTTACAGCTGATGCATATCCCGGCGAGGTATTCAAAGGAAAGATCGTCTTCATCGATCCCGTGCTCGACAATAAAACACGTACCGTCAAGGTACGTGTCAATGTTCCCAACCCGGCTGGCAGACTCAAACCCGAAATGTTCGTGCATGCCATCGTAAAATCGCCATTATATTCCGCAGGACGGTCCTCCGCGCCGCCGCTCGTCATCCCGGCATCGGCTCCCCTCGTTACGGGTAAACGCGCGGTGGTGTATATCGAAGTGCCCGGTCGGGAAGCGACATACGAAGGCAGGGAGATAGTTCTCGGTCCCCGTGCAGGCAACTATTACATTGTAAAAGAAGGGCTTCTTGAGGGTGAGCGTGTCGTTGTCAACGGTAATTTCAAGATCGACAGCGCCCTCCAGATTCTCGCAAAGCCGAGCATGATGAATCCGGAGGGCGGTCTGGCTCCTGCCCATGACCATGGTCAGACCCCGGCAGTACAGGCAGCCATACAGATGGCGGGCGGTTCCGGAGCGCAGATGAAGCATGAAGAGACGGCGAAACAGGAGTCGGGGCCCTTGAAAGAACCCGAGCCGTTTGCCGTTCCCGATCAATTCAAGGCACAGCTCGACAGTGTTTATGCGTCCTATTTCAGGATACAGTATGCCCTGAGCCACGATTCGCTCGAAGGGGCGCATAAAGCCGGTGCGACTTTTCTCGGCGCGCTCGGCACGGTGAATATGGAGCTTCTCAAAGACAAAGCCCACATGGCATGGATGGATGAGCTTAACAACCTTAAAAAGAACGGTGACGCGGTATCAAAAGCGGGTACAATAGAAATCGCCCGCGCTGCGTTTGAGCCGCTGTCTGCCGTCATGATTCGTGTCGCGCACCGTTTCGGCACAACCGGCAGGGTGGCGGTTTACCGGTTCCACTGTCCCATGGCTTTCAACAACAAGGGCGCCGACTGGCTCCAGGGAAAAACAGACCTCGAAAATCCCTGGTTCGGCTCGTCGATGCTCAAATGCGGGAGTCTGGAAGAGACGATTTCCGAAGGACCCGGCGAAACAGGCAGGAAGAAATAACACCATGAGGCAAGTATGAATGCACAGTCGCCACAACCACGGGACATGAACCTGATCAACCGTATCATCTGGTGGTGTCTCAATAACAGGCTCATCGTCGGGATCGTATTCCTTCTGATAATCGGGTGGGGTATACTTGTTGCTCCGTTCGACTGGAATATCGGGGGACTGCACCGCGACCCCGTTCCGGTTGACGCCATCCCCGATATCGGCGAGAACCAGCAGATCGTGTTCACCGAATGGATGGGACGTTCTCCTCAGGATATCGAGGACCAGATCACCTATCCCCTGACCGTTTCCCTCCTCGGAATCCCCGGGGTTAAAACTATCCGCAGTTATTCCATGTTCGGCTTTTCCACCGTGTACGTCATTTTCAAAGAAAAGGTCGATTTTTACTGGTCACGGTCACGAGTCCTCGAAAAGCTGAACAGCCTGCCGTCCGGAACCCTTCCGGAGGGCGTTCAGCCGATGCTCGGTCCCGATGCCACGGCGCTCGGTCAGATTTTCTGGTATACCCTCGAAGGTCAGGACGAACACGGCAATCCCACAGGCGGCTGGGATTTGCAGGAGCTGCGGAGCACGCAGGACTGGTATGTGCGGTATGCCCTCCAGTCCGCAGATGGAGT
This genomic window from bacterium contains:
- a CDS encoding 4Fe-4S dicluster domain-containing protein, with amino-acid sequence MVKRLFVHLDRCIGCQAHSVACQRVHLGTVTLQSTFIEKVGNLPVVCRHCEEPACVAACPREAMTRDDDGTVRRNPARCTGCRSCVLACPFGVLSQGMKLIGFALGKCDLCTSRLEEGREPACVATCPTGALRFEEMSDAYGKEKEIVLGAHAQGYRTYIRRP
- a CDS encoding FAD/NAD(P)-binding protein, whose amino-acid sequence is MSDINPYMPASGTVVRVIDETPTIKTIIVKPEQQIPFRSGQFMQLTMPGVGEAPFTPSSSPSRLETLDFTILKMGRVTEELHKLKAGDPVGLRGPFGKGYPLDKLEGSEVLVVGGGCGLAPLRSLLYVLFENMEKFKRVSIKYGAKSPADLVYRDSYSEWSAIDRVSFTPTVDAGAPGWDGHVGVVTTVLDDIDITIPDSYAVVCGPEIMLKFVTKKLLDIGYKPEQLYLSMNRRMSCGTGKCGRCNVGPYYLCKDGPDINYALIKDYPNVFGI
- a CDS encoding 4Fe-4S dicluster domain-containing protein, with the translated sequence MNDNNRVSFISESDFGRFLETLNSGARVFAPYPALSREGEESYFYEPWSPGKPFIFRGYRPAQPIKSFLFKGRVKVAEYPSGNQPAPDFAREKTIIVGAAACDAVSLRSLDAVFLDEAFTDIFYRERRNNTFIITADCVNPRSACFCTQLGNAPYPKTGFDLNMSAVEGGYLIETGSEKGSEVVRKNSPLFSAPGENLLRARDDQRSETTRIVERQNGDYSLSKSFPELLAIQRESDSWFGHVRTCVECGACLFSCPTCHCFLLYDQKSNRGGFERVKEWDVCIYAGFSRMAGGSSPRLGLMERFRHRYLHKLEYYPKNFGFEACTGCGRCIEGCMGKIDMRKVLKALDTETIETGTKHE
- a CDS encoding response regulator, with product MNGKKKSPVILIIDDEETMHDSCTQILSRGGYAILSASNGERGMSLVREARPDLVLLDLKMPGKSGIDILQEIAAIDKTIVTVVITGYATVESAVEAMKLGASDFLPKPFTPDELRMIVRRGLEKRHLLVETLRLQEENARLKENFVSIITHEMRSPLVAVEQYIEVLLEGIAGELQQKQGEILSQCRRRIEWLLSLVNEWLSMARIQNSTILEKMDEVQLRSILDESLELVRVQADEKKIALEFVMPGDLPMFNGNGEALVHLFMNLYSNAIKYNREGGKITTKACDVGDCIQIQIADTGIGIPQESLPFIFDEFFRVRTRSEKTRQLTGDTGTGLGLAIVKKIVDAHKGYISVESQIDVGTSFTVHLPKKQSCGENR
- a CDS encoding sigma-54 dependent transcriptional regulator, encoding MNMPFKILVIDDEPVMRDSCFQILSRKGCDVWLSENGAIGLTHLRESSFDAIILDLKLPDINGLEILRMIREKSPETAVIVVTGYPTVEWAVKVLKMGAYDFIPKPFTPNMLRTVVTKALEKHNRDGLKKLDTQKLVSIRGTDAIITQSPVISRLKEYIKKVAQSDCSVLITGETGTGKELTARALHSCSERRTGNFVTVDSGGLSDTLIESELFGHVRGSFTGAFYNRIGRFEMANKGTLFFDEIANMSYHMQSKLLRAVQEHEITRVGSSQMIPVDVRIIAATNRSLDDEIKEGNFREDLYFRLNVISIHLPPLRERRDDIPVLANYFLENFRKKKPGQLPERISDRIMKEMMSYDWPGNVRELENVMERTAALCDEKEVRHFYINGDVFSGGAVSLRREEKLTKLDDVERVHIENTLRKCRYNITHTASVLGIDRKTLRNKINRYDINTQ
- a CDS encoding TolC family protein, translated to MNKKRLVLHAAAAGLYIMIAGCGAPAKQVHPDDTTQEPYHVLQTANTDSSAAIVLDEHSGLNDYLAYAALHNPGLEAAFNRWQAALEKIPQAQALPDPRLTYSYYIETVETRVGPQRHRFDISQTFPWFGIRELRGDIAHDEADALQETFEAMKRTLFLSVKRSYFEYYYLSRAIKLNDENLKLLGTMENIARTGYSSGNVQYQDVIKFQVEIGKLEERLLSLRDMIVPVTAELNAALNRPVYETLPAPESIPDSLAVPTDDSLLSHLSQDNPELKALDFRIHEEEKSIDLARKQLYPDITLGVNYIETGKAVMPGVKNSGKDPVMGMFTVNLPIWRGKYHAAVREAQARQKSAVQIRNARENSLDADLKRALFDFRDSERKIDLYKNTLIPKANESLEVSLRAFEAGKSDFLNLIDSQRTLLEFELSYERAKSDRARAFAEIEFLAGENPSDNRR
- a CDS encoding efflux RND transporter periplasmic adaptor subunit → MTSGIVKQTLTKLKLPVLILLTFSVGFLLRGGNKNQSQYPVINTTANEQETQIWTCSMHPQIRQNHPGQCPICGMDLIPVTTEHAEEGLGPRELKLSPRAVKLAEVQVAPVERRSVTKDIRLIGKVDYDETRVRTISAWFSGRIDRLYIDFTGTPVSKGNRLADLYSPDLYNAQQEFLQSLKAAGQFRQASLSSTGELTLRAVDAAREKLRLLGMTSEQIGEFERSGTPSEHVTISSTMDGVVIHKNAVEGTYIATGTPLYTIADLSQVWVKLDVYESDLGSIRLGQEMEFTADAYPGEVFKGKIVFIDPVLDNKTRTVKVRVNVPNPAGRLKPEMFVHAIVKSPLYSAGRSSAPPLVIPASAPLVTGKRAVVYIEVPGREATYEGREIVLGPRAGNYYIVKEGLLEGERVVVNGNFKIDSALQILAKPSMMNPEGGLAPAHDHGQTPAVQAAIQMAGGSGAQMKHEETAKQESGPLKEPEPFAVPDQFKAQLDSVYASYFRIQYALSHDSLEGAHKAGATFLGALGTVNMELLKDKAHMAWMDELNNLKKNGDAVSKAGTIEIARAAFEPLSAVMIRVAHRFGTTGRVAVYRFHCPMAFNNKGADWLQGKTDLENPWFGSSMLKCGSLEETISEGPGETGRKK